A single window of Chitinophaga sp. XS-30 DNA harbors:
- a CDS encoding TonB-dependent receptor, whose translation MKLIFLLLTATFLQVRAESYAQKVTVIVKDASLSEVIAKLRKQTSYDFLYNNATLEHAKPITIHAKGMPIMRFLDSCFRDQPFEYQVRNNTILIMQKTPRAPELVTASQRQQLTGVVRDTITGEVLIGVSVGVEGSSTGTSTDENGAFSLNLPGPSAALVVSYIGYETKRVVISGQTQITILLKKANTKLDEVVVVGYGTRTKGAVTGAISTVNSEVFENRPLNNSFDALQGTLPGVTITRASGQPGNQGYTLQTRGYSSINGNVPLVMIDGIPGDLNVINPNDIANITVLKDAAASIYGARAADGVILVTTKKGRKGPPEVLYTLNLGLKKPTYLRKITNTLQFAEMLDEGLRTVGQAGFDPSVFEKIKANAPVEPNGGWNYGVTNYPGFYGYTDWNKEIYKNSSQQIHNISVSGGGENNSYLLSLGYNRDNGNLRFGENNMDRYNMRLNYDFRLLEGLTVETRTSFENQVTREPSNLGNALTNVPRQFPYAPVHNPEGQFYGYQGYENPAQTLAETGKRNINYSRFTTNLKIDYAVMEGLKLTGQASVKMDYYNDHANYRTFTRWNYAGDVQDVRQNPNSAYYQNTKTLNKLYQVYFDYTKRFAGTHGINLTGGASLEQNNASGQTTWGYNFLSNDIFTLNLADRTQTAYANFTGSLTNSALASYFGRLSYDYKEKIILDITARADGSSKFAPDKRWSAVFPSVALAYNLTQERFLEPLHIFDMLKLRVSWGKMGNQEIGSLGLYDYIPLVSIGGNYPIGSPNAGLTGANSNPASADRTWETIENRNIGLDVAVLQSRLSFTFDYFTKINDDMLVGIAVPATYGGSPPSSNQGRLVTRGFETALTWKDQINDFRYSVMLQLSDSKNKLVELKNSDNYSEGLNFVREGYSIYSYFGYEYAGIIRTQKELDDYKQLENVPARIAIGDVMYKDLDGDGRLTAFGDQTRGLSGDMKYLGNLLPRYTFSSNINLGWKNFDLSIFLQGVGKRNIQYSGAISTPNTFFWPSLAYYHNKTWSPERPDAQYPRYIPGNMGYDDVRNYNYRTSALVMQNVAYLRFKVITLGYDLPRTLAARLRMKSARIYFSGQDLFTISKGTLGNNFDPEDGFRNEGTYPFNKIFAAGLNVKF comes from the coding sequence ATGAAACTGATATTTCTATTATTAACAGCCACGTTTCTGCAGGTAAGAGCTGAAAGCTACGCCCAGAAAGTAACGGTCATCGTAAAGGATGCCTCACTGTCCGAAGTTATTGCAAAACTCCGGAAGCAGACCAGCTATGACTTCCTGTACAACAACGCTACGCTTGAACATGCAAAGCCGATCACCATCCACGCAAAAGGAATGCCCATCATGCGCTTCCTGGACAGCTGTTTCAGGGATCAGCCGTTTGAATACCAGGTCAGGAACAATACGATCCTGATCATGCAGAAAACGCCCCGCGCACCGGAACTGGTTACCGCAAGCCAACGACAGCAGCTGACCGGCGTAGTGCGGGATACCATTACCGGAGAAGTCCTGATCGGCGTTTCCGTTGGTGTGGAAGGCTCCAGCACCGGAACCAGTACAGACGAGAACGGGGCATTTTCGCTGAACCTTCCGGGGCCATCCGCGGCGCTGGTTGTATCCTACATCGGATACGAAACAAAACGGGTGGTGATATCCGGCCAGACGCAGATCACCATACTGCTGAAGAAAGCCAATACCAAACTGGATGAAGTGGTGGTAGTGGGTTACGGCACCCGTACAAAGGGAGCGGTGACCGGCGCGATCTCCACGGTAAATTCCGAAGTTTTTGAGAACCGTCCGCTGAATAACAGCTTCGATGCCTTACAGGGAACCCTGCCCGGCGTCACCATCACCAGGGCCAGCGGTCAGCCCGGCAACCAGGGCTATACCCTGCAGACGCGCGGATACTCCTCCATCAATGGTAATGTACCGCTGGTCATGATCGATGGCATACCCGGAGATCTGAATGTGATCAACCCGAACGACATTGCCAATATCACGGTACTGAAAGATGCGGCGGCATCCATTTATGGCGCCAGAGCGGCAGACGGCGTGATCCTCGTGACCACCAAAAAAGGCAGAAAAGGACCGCCGGAAGTTCTATATACCCTCAACCTCGGTCTCAAAAAACCTACCTACCTGCGCAAGATCACCAATACGCTCCAGTTCGCGGAAATGCTGGATGAAGGATTGCGCACCGTTGGCCAGGCGGGATTCGACCCTTCCGTTTTTGAGAAGATCAAAGCCAATGCGCCGGTAGAGCCTAACGGGGGCTGGAACTACGGGGTCACCAACTATCCGGGATTTTACGGGTACACGGACTGGAACAAGGAGATCTACAAGAATTCCAGCCAGCAGATACACAATATCTCCGTATCCGGCGGCGGCGAAAACAACAGCTATCTCCTGTCCCTCGGTTATAACCGGGATAACGGCAACCTGCGGTTCGGCGAGAACAATATGGACCGTTATAACATGCGGCTTAACTACGATTTCCGGCTGCTGGAAGGCCTGACCGTGGAAACCCGCACCAGCTTCGAGAACCAGGTAACAAGGGAGCCGAGCAACCTCGGCAATGCGTTGACCAACGTTCCACGCCAGTTCCCATATGCACCGGTACACAATCCCGAAGGTCAGTTCTATGGATACCAGGGATACGAAAACCCCGCGCAGACGCTGGCAGAAACCGGTAAACGGAATATCAATTATTCAAGGTTCACCACCAACCTGAAGATCGACTACGCGGTAATGGAAGGTTTGAAGCTCACCGGTCAGGCTTCCGTTAAAATGGATTATTACAACGATCATGCGAATTACCGCACCTTCACCCGCTGGAATTATGCGGGCGATGTACAGGATGTAAGGCAGAACCCCAATTCCGCCTACTATCAGAACACCAAAACGCTGAATAAACTGTACCAGGTGTATTTCGATTATACCAAAAGGTTTGCCGGCACACACGGCATCAACCTCACCGGCGGCGCATCCCTGGAGCAGAACAATGCTTCGGGCCAAACCACCTGGGGATACAATTTCCTGAGCAACGACATCTTTACCCTGAATCTGGCCGACCGCACCCAAACGGCGTATGCCAACTTTACCGGCAGCCTTACCAATTCCGCACTGGCTTCCTACTTCGGACGGCTCAGCTATGATTATAAGGAAAAGATCATCCTGGATATCACCGCCCGTGCGGACGGCAGCTCCAAATTTGCGCCGGACAAACGCTGGAGCGCGGTATTCCCGTCAGTAGCGCTCGCCTACAACCTTACGCAGGAACGTTTTCTTGAGCCGCTGCATATCTTCGATATGCTGAAGCTCAGGGTTTCCTGGGGCAAAATGGGTAACCAGGAAATCGGTTCGCTGGGCTTGTATGATTACATCCCGCTGGTATCCATCGGTGGCAACTATCCCATCGGCTCACCGAATGCCGGCCTTACCGGGGCCAACTCAAATCCCGCATCAGCGGACAGAACATGGGAAACCATCGAGAACAGGAATATAGGGCTGGATGTTGCGGTATTGCAATCCCGGCTGTCATTCACCTTTGATTATTTTACCAAGATCAATGACGACATGCTGGTAGGGATCGCCGTACCGGCCACCTATGGCGGATCACCGCCCTCCTCCAATCAGGGCCGCCTCGTTACCCGGGGTTTTGAAACAGCACTCACCTGGAAAGACCAGATCAACGATTTCCGTTACAGCGTGATGCTGCAGCTGAGCGACAGCAAGAACAAACTGGTGGAACTGAAGAACAGCGACAACTATAGCGAAGGCCTTAATTTCGTGCGGGAAGGCTACTCCATCTACTCCTATTTCGGATATGAATACGCGGGTATTATCAGAACGCAGAAGGAACTGGATGACTACAAGCAGCTGGAGAACGTTCCCGCCAGGATAGCCATAGGCGATGTGATGTATAAAGACCTGGATGGTGATGGAAGGCTGACCGCATTCGGCGATCAGACCAGAGGGCTGTCCGGTGACATGAAATACCTTGGCAATCTGCTGCCCCGCTACACCTTTTCTTCCAACATCAATCTCGGCTGGAAAAATTTCGATCTCTCCATTTTCCTGCAAGGCGTAGGCAAACGCAATATTCAATACAGCGGTGCCATCAGTACGCCCAATACATTCTTCTGGCCTTCGCTGGCGTACTACCACAACAAAACCTGGAGCCCCGAAAGGCCGGATGCCCAATATCCCCGCTACATCCCCGGCAACATGGGTTATGACGATGTAAGGAACTACAATTACCGCACTTCCGCCCTCGTCATGCAGAACGTGGCCTACCTGCGGTTCAAGGTGATCACACTGGGTTATGATCTCCCCCGGACGCTGGCGGCGAGATTAAGGATGAAGAGCGCCAGGATATACTTCAGCGGACAGGACCTGTTCACCATTTCCAAAGGTACGCTGGGCAACAACTTCGATCCCGAAGACGGCTTCCGGAATGAAGGCACCTATCCGTTCAATAAAATATTTGCTGCAGGGCTGAATGTTAAATTCTAA
- a CDS encoding carboxypeptidase-like regulatory domain-containing protein, giving the protein MKKAKLSLLAVAAVAIGAFAFQGIEGGSISGKVVPADGATEAWAVSGTDTLKTAIAEGTFSFTDAKAGTYTVIVDAKEPFQDATITDVKVEDGKATDLGEIKLVQ; this is encoded by the coding sequence ATGAAAAAAGCAAAACTGAGTCTGTTAGCTGTAGCGGCCGTAGCAATCGGCGCTTTTGCCTTCCAAGGTATCGAAGGCGGTTCCATTTCCGGTAAAGTAGTTCCTGCTGACGGAGCCACTGAAGCATGGGCTGTTTCCGGAACGGACACATTGAAAACTGCGATCGCTGAAGGAACATTCTCCTTTACTGATGCAAAAGCCGGCACTTACACCGTGATTGTTGACGCCAAAGAACCATTCCAGGATGCCACTATCACTGATGTAAAAGTGGAAGACGGTAAAGCTACCGATCTCGGTGAGATCAAATTAGTGCAATAG
- a CDS encoding FecR family protein → MNAERLKYLLERYRNGQCNEAELAEINEWYHSLNYDPADFNKWLEEESGAKELAGKLYMNFRRTTRREKAGRPLRRIWQAVAVIALLAGMAWSIRTYLLPSKAPADQLAAATITPGKNKAILTLADGSQISLDDASDGQLASQQGTSIIKAANGRLLYGVSANASGIDAPAALNTLYTPRGGQYQITLPDGTTVWLNSDSKLSFPVAFQGKERKVTLTGEAYFEVRHMTSMPFIITTGNQSIEVLGTHFNIAGYEDEQEISTTLLQGSIRVSNMLTKDAEVLVPGQQSQLSRSTGDIKIRQANTEEVMAWKNGYFLFDNEDLAAILRTVSRWYDVEIEFHYTGKHEKFGGTFSRSSDLHNILNNLQELGDVHFKIDQRKIIVTK, encoded by the coding sequence ATGAATGCAGAACGATTGAAATACCTGTTGGAACGTTACCGCAATGGCCAATGCAACGAAGCAGAACTGGCCGAGATCAATGAATGGTATCATTCCCTGAACTATGATCCTGCTGATTTTAACAAGTGGCTGGAAGAGGAAAGCGGGGCGAAAGAACTGGCCGGTAAATTATATATGAACTTCCGGAGAACTACCCGCAGGGAAAAGGCCGGGCGACCACTCAGGCGTATCTGGCAGGCCGTTGCCGTTATTGCGTTATTAGCCGGCATGGCCTGGTCCATCAGGACCTATTTGCTACCCTCAAAAGCACCGGCGGATCAGCTTGCAGCCGCAACGATAACACCGGGAAAGAACAAAGCCATCCTTACCCTGGCCGATGGCTCACAGATATCGCTCGATGACGCATCGGACGGACAGCTCGCCAGCCAGCAGGGCACCAGCATTATCAAGGCTGCCAACGGCCGGCTGTTATACGGCGTTTCTGCCAATGCATCCGGCATAGATGCCCCGGCCGCGCTGAATACTTTATACACGCCCCGGGGAGGGCAATACCAGATAACATTACCGGACGGCACCACGGTCTGGCTCAATTCCGATTCAAAACTGAGCTTTCCGGTCGCCTTTCAGGGGAAAGAACGTAAAGTAACGCTGACGGGAGAAGCCTATTTTGAAGTGCGGCATATGACAAGCATGCCCTTCATCATTACTACCGGCAACCAGTCCATCGAAGTGCTTGGCACACATTTTAACATAGCAGGATATGAAGATGAACAGGAGATCAGCACCACATTGCTGCAGGGAAGCATCAGGGTCAGCAACATGCTGACAAAAGATGCGGAGGTACTGGTACCGGGGCAGCAATCACAGCTATCCAGAAGCACAGGCGATATAAAGATCCGGCAGGCAAATACAGAAGAGGTGATGGCCTGGAAGAACGGTTACTTCCTGTTTGACAACGAGGACCTTGCCGCCATTTTAAGAACTGTCAGCAGATGGTACGATGTGGAAATTGAATTTCACTACACCGGCAAACATGAAAAATTCGGTGGTACTTTCTCACGCTCTTCCGATCTGCATAACATTTTGAATAACCTGCAGGAGCTTGGTGATGTACACTTTAAAATAGACCAGAGAAAGATCATTGTTACAAAATAG
- a CDS encoding DUF6134 family protein, translating into MCCFGWALLLTASAAAGQTRIYEIRYGNNVIGTLDARQETAGVIRKLFLKSRVQMKLLSRMEVDIYAEYRNKVLHTAKAMRLQGKSAADNKDTYTEKAAKGYTVTRKGERSSLPHAQITYCVSDLYFSEPKDIRQAYSETLGVFLPVKLLADKRYELTLPDGRKSLYRYDKGKLKEVEFSHPLGKAYFTFLEEK; encoded by the coding sequence ATGTGTTGCTTCGGATGGGCCCTTCTTCTGACAGCTTCCGCGGCGGCCGGCCAGACCCGCATTTACGAAATACGTTACGGCAACAACGTCATTGGAACACTGGATGCCAGGCAGGAAACAGCCGGCGTCATCCGCAAGCTCTTCCTTAAAAGCCGGGTACAGATGAAACTGCTGTCCCGCATGGAAGTGGATATTTATGCGGAATACCGGAACAAAGTGCTGCATACGGCGAAAGCCATGCGCCTGCAGGGTAAATCAGCGGCAGATAATAAAGATACCTACACCGAAAAAGCCGCCAAAGGGTACACGGTAACCCGGAAAGGGGAACGCAGCAGCCTGCCCCATGCCCAGATCACCTATTGCGTCAGCGACCTTTACTTTTCGGAGCCGAAGGATATCCGGCAGGCTTATTCGGAAACGCTTGGCGTCTTTCTGCCTGTCAAACTGCTGGCGGATAAACGGTATGAACTGACGCTCCCTGATGGCAGGAAAAGCCTCTACCGTTATGATAAAGGAAAGCTGAAAGAGGTGGAGTTCTCCCATCCCCTGGGAAAAGCGTATTTCACCTTCCTGGAGGAGAAGTAG
- a CDS encoding FecR domain-containing protein, whose product MFNNDHIDALIARDIEGEITAAERAELHSWLQADPANREYYNALRETWDLTGDAADAPEPDVTLNWLRFRQHMEQEETPVPLKVVTPRRNWWRLAAAAVVIIAAAGLGFTFLSNMNSTTVITAAADKKEVTLPDGSKIFLNRNSRISYKKGFAANHRNVALEGEAFFDVAPDAASPFIVSAGASRTRVLGTSFVIRAYEHKTVRLNVVTGKVAFSGKQDNKGSLVLTAGNTAILQQNKAPQQIQEADPNFMAWKENRLHFNNLPLNRTLSTLEEYFSVRFIVDDPSLLMLTYTGTFDHPELQEILKVISTAAHVTFTEEEEGLYRISR is encoded by the coding sequence ATGTTCAACAACGACCATATAGACGCCCTCATCGCCCGTGACATAGAAGGGGAGATCACCGCAGCAGAGCGGGCGGAACTGCATTCCTGGCTGCAGGCGGACCCCGCCAACCGGGAATATTACAACGCCCTGCGGGAGACCTGGGACCTCACCGGGGACGCCGCAGACGCGCCCGAACCGGATGTGACACTGAACTGGCTGCGGTTCCGGCAGCACATGGAGCAGGAAGAAACCCCTGTGCCGCTGAAAGTGGTCACCCCCCGCAGGAACTGGTGGCGGCTGGCGGCCGCAGCTGTAGTGATCATCGCTGCAGCGGGCCTTGGCTTCACATTCCTCTCCAATATGAACAGCACTACGGTGATCACCGCAGCAGCTGACAAAAAAGAAGTGACCCTGCCGGACGGAAGCAAAATATTCCTCAATCGCAACAGCCGCATCAGCTACAAAAAAGGATTTGCCGCAAACCACCGGAATGTAGCGCTTGAAGGGGAAGCATTCTTTGACGTAGCACCGGATGCCGCCAGTCCTTTCATTGTGTCCGCCGGCGCTTCCCGAACCCGGGTGCTGGGTACCTCATTTGTGATCAGGGCCTATGAACATAAAACCGTGCGGCTGAATGTGGTGACCGGCAAAGTGGCTTTCTCGGGCAAACAGGATAACAAAGGATCACTGGTGCTGACGGCAGGCAATACGGCCATCTTGCAGCAGAACAAAGCACCGCAGCAAATCCAGGAGGCCGATCCGAATTTCATGGCCTGGAAAGAAAACCGGCTGCATTTCAATAACCTGCCACTGAACCGCACCCTCAGCACACTGGAAGAATATTTCTCCGTCCGGTTCATCGTAGACGATCCTTCGCTGCTGATGCTGACCTATACCGGAACATTCGATCATCCGGAATTGCAGGAAATACTGAAAGTGATCAGCACGGCCGCCCATGTGACTTTTACGGAAGAGGAAGAGGGCCTGTACCGCATCAGCCGGTAG
- a CDS encoding head GIN domain-containing protein: MKLTTKQTIVITNSGLSVSLLLCLLVIFGLILSSCSRENVHGSGRMVTEERAVGRFEDITLEGPLQVHLEQDQRVPVVIEAEDNVMRFVETFVNGTTLHVKIRNNVNLKSFRPINVYVQNDEFRRIIFSGSGSLTANDTITSTLFSYEINGSADARLKLDANEVELIVNGSGDMEVEGRAGDYRAEINGSGDINAIGLQVENARIRISGSGEQRIWVLDLLDARITGSGNIRYKETPGTVNTSINGSGKVIKL; the protein is encoded by the coding sequence ATGAAACTGACAACTAAACAAACGATCGTGATTACCAACAGCGGGCTCAGCGTGAGCCTGCTGCTTTGCCTCCTTGTTATTTTTGGCCTGATACTCAGCAGCTGCAGCCGTGAGAATGTACACGGCTCTGGCCGCATGGTCACCGAAGAAAGGGCCGTGGGCCGGTTCGAGGATATCACCCTGGAAGGACCGCTGCAGGTGCATCTTGAGCAGGACCAGCGCGTGCCGGTGGTCATTGAAGCAGAAGACAATGTGATGCGTTTCGTGGAAACCTTCGTGAATGGCACCACCCTTCACGTCAAGATCCGCAATAACGTCAACCTGAAAAGCTTCCGCCCGATAAACGTATATGTGCAGAACGACGAGTTCCGCAGGATCATTTTCTCCGGCTCGGGCTCCCTTACCGCAAACGACACCATCACTTCCACCCTGTTCTCCTATGAGATCAACGGCAGTGCAGACGCCCGGCTGAAGCTGGATGCCAACGAAGTGGAACTGATCGTGAACGGCTCCGGGGATATGGAGGTCGAAGGCAGGGCAGGCGATTACCGCGCCGAAATCAACGGCTCCGGGGATATCAACGCCATCGGCCTGCAGGTGGAGAACGCCCGGATCAGGATCTCCGGCTCCGGCGAACAGCGGATCTGGGTGCTGGATCTCCTGGACGCCCGCATCACCGGCAGCGGCAACATCAGGTACAAGGAAACGCCCGGTACGGTCAATACCAGCATCAACGGATCAGGAAAGGTTATCAAGTTATAG
- a CDS encoding Gfo/Idh/MocA family protein — MAKIAMLGSGFIGRFYADSLQGQRSRDKIVSIYSRREETAKKFAQDYKCDHWTTDMEEAINHPEVDMVCISLPNNLHEAAVLACCKAGKSVMCTKPLGRNAEEAKRMMDAVEQAGIFNGYLEDLVYTPKFLKALQSVQNGALGRILWAKSRETHPGPHSEWFWDKEQAGGGCILDLGCHCVEIGRSFIGKDIRPLEVMCWADTQVKPIDAEDHAIGLVKYDNGAIGQFEVSWTFRGGLDLRDEVMGSEGTIWLNSFLRTGFDMFTTGKGADYVAEKAESNTGWLFPVGDELNELGYNHMFADMFNAVEAGREPRETFYDGYVVNAILDAAYKSARSKRWEPVELPVWRGKEDVGKEKDLNSYNDQYYLIKEETTHYGASKLILKDKKTGQIIEKEV; from the coding sequence ATGGCAAAAATTGCAATGCTGGGCTCCGGATTCATCGGGCGATTTTATGCAGATTCCCTGCAGGGACAAAGGAGCCGGGACAAGATCGTAAGCATCTATTCCCGCCGTGAAGAAACCGCGAAGAAGTTCGCACAGGACTACAAGTGCGATCACTGGACAACGGATATGGAAGAAGCGATCAATCATCCTGAAGTGGACATGGTTTGCATCTCCCTGCCCAATAACCTGCATGAAGCGGCCGTGCTGGCCTGTTGCAAGGCGGGGAAGTCCGTCATGTGCACCAAACCGCTGGGGCGGAATGCGGAGGAGGCCAAGCGCATGATGGATGCCGTAGAGCAGGCGGGTATCTTTAACGGTTACCTGGAAGACCTGGTGTACACGCCGAAATTCCTGAAGGCGTTGCAAAGTGTGCAAAACGGTGCGCTGGGCCGTATCCTCTGGGCCAAATCAAGGGAAACGCACCCCGGTCCGCATAGCGAATGGTTCTGGGATAAAGAGCAGGCAGGCGGTGGTTGCATACTCGACCTGGGCTGTCATTGTGTAGAGATCGGGCGCAGTTTCATCGGGAAAGATATCCGGCCCCTGGAGGTCATGTGCTGGGCAGATACCCAGGTAAAGCCGATCGATGCGGAAGACCATGCCATCGGCCTGGTTAAATACGACAACGGCGCGATCGGGCAGTTCGAAGTGAGCTGGACCTTCCGCGGCGGTCTTGATCTGCGGGATGAGGTGATGGGTTCTGAAGGCACCATCTGGCTGAACAGCTTCCTGAGAACAGGCTTTGATATGTTCACCACCGGCAAGGGCGCGGACTACGTGGCCGAAAAAGCGGAAAGCAACACCGGCTGGCTCTTCCCCGTGGGTGATGAACTGAATGAACTGGGCTATAATCATATGTTTGCAGACATGTTCAATGCCGTGGAAGCAGGCCGCGAACCCCGCGAGACCTTCTATGACGGTTACGTGGTGAATGCCATCCTCGATGCTGCCTACAAATCAGCAAGATCGAAACGCTGGGAGCCGGTAGAGCTGCCGGTATGGCGCGGAAAAGAAGACGTTGGAAAGGAAAAGGACCTCAACAGTTATAACGATCAGTATTATCTTATCAAAGAGGAAACCACGCACTACGGCGCTTCCAAACTTATTCTGAAGGACAAGAAAACGGGGCAGATCATCGAAAAAGAAGTGTGA
- a CDS encoding RNA polymerase sigma factor, which produces MLQEDERRFMEALFSAYFPMVCKAIYRLVPDMATAEDLAQEVFIKIWNRRQQLTEVYFKAYLHRAAVNMALDHIDKQKRRGGTPLEIGPGQEELAAPAPAVHLKETKARIRQAVAQLPEKCREIFVLSRYEEMSYKEIAQTLQISVKTVENQMITALKKLRVSLKEYLE; this is translated from the coding sequence TTGTTACAGGAAGATGAGCGAAGGTTCATGGAAGCGCTCTTCTCCGCTTATTTCCCGATGGTATGCAAGGCCATTTACCGCCTCGTGCCGGACATGGCCACCGCGGAAGATCTGGCACAGGAGGTTTTCATCAAGATATGGAACCGCCGCCAGCAGCTTACAGAAGTGTATTTCAAAGCATATCTGCACCGGGCCGCGGTAAATATGGCGCTGGATCATATCGACAAGCAGAAGCGCCGCGGCGGCACACCACTGGAGATCGGGCCGGGCCAGGAAGAACTGGCAGCCCCCGCCCCCGCGGTACACCTGAAGGAAACAAAGGCACGCATCCGCCAGGCTGTTGCACAGCTGCCGGAAAAATGCCGCGAGATATTTGTATTGAGCCGGTACGAGGAAATGAGTTATAAAGAGATCGCACAAACATTGCAGATATCTGTCAAAACAGTCGAGAACCAGATGATCACCGCATTGAAGAAATTACGTGTATCATTAAAAGAGTACCTGGAGTAG
- a CDS encoding 2-oxoacid:acceptor oxidoreductase subunit alpha: MSNNTSIQQIEDVVIKFAGDSGDGMQLTGTQFSNNTALIGNDLSTFPDFPAEIRAPQGTLPGVSGFQLHFSSNRIFTPGDACDVLVAMNAAALKANLKGLKKGGIIIANTDGFDSKNLRLANYPDGVNPLEDGSLVDYQLHTMDVTKMTREALKDMSMGMKEKDRAKNMFVLGFLYWLYDRDMLSTENFLREKFGKKQEILDSNLKVLHAGYNFADTVEAFSTRFKVEKARMEPGTYRSITGNTALSYGLIAASQKSGLPIFLGTYPITPASDILHELSRYKNFGIRTFQAEDEIAGITSAIGASYGGHMGVTTTSGPGMALKGEAMGLAVMLEIPLLIIDIQRGGPSTGLPTKTEQSDLLQAYYGRNGECPMPVISASTPSDCFDGIYEAFRIAVNHMTPVIFLSDGYIANGAEPWRFPKSDDLIPIPVKFKKGLEEGEEQFLPYERDENLVRPWAVPGTAGLEHRIGGLEKQNITGNVSYDPENHQLMVKIRQEKIDKIADHIPLQKIEVGPEKGKVLVLGWGSTFGAIKSAVLELVAEGHAVAHAHLRHLRPFPKNLAEILHSYDQVLIPEINNGQLIRIIRDQFLIPAQGYNKIMGVPITKGELVARIREML, translated from the coding sequence ATGTCCAATAATACATCAATCCAGCAGATAGAGGATGTCGTAATAAAATTCGCGGGAGATAGCGGGGACGGGATGCAGCTGACCGGTACGCAGTTTTCCAATAATACTGCGCTGATCGGGAATGACCTGAGCACCTTCCCGGACTTTCCGGCCGAGATCCGCGCCCCGCAAGGCACATTGCCTGGCGTGAGCGGTTTCCAGCTTCACTTTTCCTCCAACCGCATTTTCACCCCGGGCGATGCCTGTGACGTACTGGTAGCCATGAACGCGGCTGCGCTGAAAGCCAACCTGAAAGGGCTCAAGAAAGGGGGGATCATCATCGCCAATACGGACGGCTTCGACAGCAAGAACCTGCGCCTGGCCAATTATCCGGATGGCGTCAATCCCCTGGAAGACGGCTCGCTGGTTGATTATCAGCTGCATACGATGGATGTGACGAAGATGACCCGTGAAGCGCTGAAAGACATGAGCATGGGCATGAAGGAAAAGGACCGGGCGAAGAACATGTTCGTACTGGGTTTCCTGTACTGGTTGTATGACCGGGATATGCTCAGCACCGAAAACTTCCTGCGGGAAAAATTCGGTAAAAAGCAGGAGATACTGGACAGTAACCTGAAAGTCCTGCATGCCGGGTACAATTTTGCAGACACGGTAGAAGCGTTCTCCACCCGTTTCAAGGTGGAAAAGGCCCGCATGGAGCCGGGCACTTACCGCAGCATTACCGGCAACACGGCCTTGTCATACGGTCTGATCGCTGCTTCGCAGAAGTCCGGCCTGCCCATTTTCCTGGGAACCTACCCCATTACGCCGGCTTCCGACATCCTGCATGAGCTGAGCCGTTACAAGAACTTCGGCATCCGCACCTTCCAGGCGGAAGATGAGATCGCCGGCATCACCTCGGCCATCGGCGCCTCTTATGGCGGCCACATGGGGGTGACCACCACCTCCGGTCCGGGTATGGCGCTGAAAGGCGAAGCCATGGGCCTGGCGGTTATGCTGGAAATACCTTTATTAATAATAGATATCCAGCGGGGAGGGCCATCTACCGGGCTGCCGACCAAAACGGAGCAATCCGACCTGCTGCAGGCATATTATGGCCGCAATGGCGAATGCCCGATGCCGGTCATCTCCGCATCCACCCCCTCAGATTGCTTTGACGGCATCTACGAGGCATTCAGGATAGCGGTGAACCACATGACACCCGTGATCTTCCTGAGCGATGGATATATCGCTAACGGCGCGGAACCCTGGCGTTTTCCCAAGAGCGATGACCTCATCCCGATCCCGGTAAAATTCAAAAAAGGCCTGGAAGAAGGAGAGGAGCAGTTCCTGCCTTATGAAAGGGACGAAAACCTGGTACGCCCCTGGGCTGTGCCCGGCACAGCGGGACTGGAGCACCGTATCGGCGGGCTGGAGAAGCAGAATATCACCGGCAATGTCAGCTATGATCCTGAAAACCACCAGTTAATGGTGAAGATCCGCCAGGAGAAAATCGACAAGATCGCCGATCACATACCCCTGCAAAAAATTGAAGTAGGTCCCGAAAAAGGGAAAGTACTGGTGCTTGGATGGGGGTCCACTTTTGGCGCCATCAAGAGCGCTGTGCTGGAACTGGTAGCTGAAGGGCATGCAGTGGCCCACGCACATCTGCGCCATCTGCGCCCCTTCCCGAAGAACCTGGCCGAAATACTGCATAGCTATGACCAGGTGCTGATCCCCGAGATCAATAACGGTCAGCTGATCCGGATCATCCGCGACCAGTTCCTGATTCCCGCCCAGGGTTATAACAAGATCATGGGTGTGCCTATCACCAAAGGAGAACTGGTAGCCAGGATCCGGGAAATGCTTTGA